In Dolichospermum flos-aquae CCAP 1403/13F, the following proteins share a genomic window:
- a CDS encoding indole-3-glycerol phosphate synthase TrpC, which produces MRRKGEDSSIKIYDYHADFMIYPTTSYNHQMQAIIQEIVWQKKLEVAQIQKDMSWASLQRQLTAAPTVRDFFTALQLSIYKPSLIAEVKKATLYHSVIRPDFDPVTIAQAYKKGGASCVSVVTDQKFFHGGFDHLRAIRYRVGIPLLCKDFIIDPCQIYLARSAGADAILLIAAILTDKQLQNFLRVIHYLGMNAVIQVHNLNDLDRVLALEDVRIVSIDNQSLSDFNTNINTTQELLAARRSQLQNLGILVISESGIETPDDLSFVAEIGVQTVIIGESLLKENDLEVAVRNLLQSKFPIHY; this is translated from the coding sequence ATAAGAAGGAAAGGTGAAGATTCATCAATAAAAATTTATGACTATCATGCCGATTTTATGATCTACCCAACCACAAGTTATAATCATCAAATGCAAGCAATTATTCAAGAAATTGTGTGGCAGAAAAAACTAGAAGTTGCACAAATACAAAAAGATATGTCTTGGGCTTCCTTGCAACGTCAGTTAACTGCTGCTCCTACTGTCCGGGACTTTTTTACGGCTTTGCAGTTGAGTATTTATAAACCTAGTTTAATTGCAGAAGTGAAAAAAGCAACACTTTATCATAGTGTAATTAGACCAGATTTTGATCCAGTTACTATTGCTCAGGCTTATAAAAAAGGAGGAGCATCTTGTGTATCTGTTGTCACTGATCAAAAGTTTTTTCATGGTGGGTTTGATCATCTTCGTGCTATCAGATATCGCGTAGGAATACCTCTACTTTGCAAAGATTTTATCATTGATCCTTGCCAAATTTATTTAGCCCGTTCCGCTGGTGCAGATGCAATATTATTAATTGCTGCTATTCTGACAGATAAGCAATTACAAAACTTCTTACGAGTGATTCACTACTTAGGGATGAATGCTGTCATCCAAGTTCATAACTTAAATGATTTGGATAGGGTTCTCGCATTAGAAGATGTCAGGATAGTTTCCATTGATAACCAGAGTTTAAGTGATTTTAATACCAATATTAACACTACTCAGGAATTATTGGCAGCTAGGCGATCGCAACTTCAAAACCTAGGAATTTTAGTCATCAGTGAATCAGGTATAGAAACCCCCGATGATTTATCATTTGTTGCTGAAATTGGTGTACAAACAGTGATCATCGGAGAATCTTTGCTTAAAGAAAATGATTTAGAAGTAGCTGTCAGAAATTTACTCCAATCCAAATTTCCTATTCATTATTAA
- the rfbB gene encoding dTDP-glucose 4,6-dehydratase yields MNRRLLVTGGAGFIGANFVHHWCQAYPNDKLVVLDALTYAGNRHNLASVAERENFRFVQGDICDRSLVDKLLLAENIDTIAHFAAESHVDRSITGPAAFVQTNVVGTFTLLEAFRQHWEAKTQPDNYLFLHVSTDEVYGSLTADEPAFSETTAYSPNSPYSASKAGSDHLVRAYYHTYKLPTIITNCSNNYGAFQFPEKLIPLMCINILTGKELPIYGDGKNVRDWLYVVDHCRALDVVIHQGKPGENYNIGGNNEVENISLVQSLCEIMNELAPDLPVYPAEKLITFVKDRPGHDRRYAINANKLKTEFGWTPSVTINEGLRLTVEWYLNNHDWWKPLL; encoded by the coding sequence ATGAATAGACGATTATTGGTGACAGGGGGAGCTGGGTTTATTGGAGCGAATTTTGTCCATCATTGGTGTCAAGCTTATCCAAATGATAAATTAGTGGTATTGGATGCTCTTACCTATGCTGGAAATCGCCATAATTTAGCATCAGTTGCAGAAAGAGAGAATTTCCGGTTTGTCCAAGGGGATATATGCGATCGCTCTTTAGTTGATAAATTACTCTTAGCAGAAAATATAGATACTATAGCCCATTTTGCCGCCGAATCTCACGTTGATCGGTCAATTACTGGACCTGCTGCATTTGTCCAAACTAATGTAGTAGGAACTTTTACTCTTTTAGAAGCTTTTCGTCAACATTGGGAAGCAAAAACACAACCTGATAATTACCTATTTCTTCATGTTTCTACAGATGAAGTTTATGGTAGTCTCACTGCAGATGAACCAGCGTTTTCAGAAACTACAGCTTATAGTCCCAATAGTCCTTATTCAGCCTCAAAAGCTGGGAGTGATCATTTAGTTCGGGCTTATTATCATACTTATAAATTACCGACAATTATCACTAATTGCTCTAATAATTATGGTGCTTTTCAATTTCCCGAAAAGCTAATTCCTTTGATGTGTATTAACATTTTAACTGGTAAAGAATTACCTATTTATGGTGATGGAAAAAATGTTCGAGATTGGTTATATGTAGTTGATCACTGTCGGGCTTTAGATGTGGTAATCCATCAAGGAAAACCAGGAGAAAATTATAATATTGGTGGTAATAACGAAGTTGAAAATATCAGTCTGGTACAAAGTTTATGTGAAATCATGAATGAATTAGCACCAGATTTACCAGTATATCCAGCGGAAAAATTAATTACTTTTGTGAAGGATAGACCTGGACATGATCGAAGATATGCTATTAATGCCAATAAGCTAAAAACAGAATTTGGTTGGACTCCATCCGTGACAATTAATGAAGGGTTACGTTTAACTGTAGAATGGTATCTGAATAATCATGATTGGTGGAAACCTTTGTTATGA